A part of Myxococcales bacterium genomic DNA contains:
- the gcvPB gene encoding aminomethyl-transferring glycine dehydrogenase subunit GcvPB: MNNRKYASLGVEVHESLIFERSLPGVSGIDFFEDQPDENIATEEFKKALGDRQRNLDDELLLPQISEPDAVRHYTRLSKKNFSIDANSYPLGSCTMKYNPKVHEWAARMPGISELHPYFLEHDIQPALEIYYELQEFLAKIGGFDAVSLAPSAGAQGEFAGLAMINKALKDRGENRHKILVPKSAHGTNPATAAYFSYEVISLDIGQDGRVITSQVAELMDDSCAGIMLTNPNTLGIFESDIASITQIVHERGGYVYGDGANLNALMGLTRPGDWGVDVMHFNLHKTMTTPHGGGGPGCGALGAAKSLAPYLPIPIVKKNEQNYHVAECPQSIGRIRSFFSNFAMVIRAWCYIKSLGSQGLKEASLLAILNANYIRAQLEPYYHLPYKSDCLHEVVFSDKKQNEYGVNALDIAKRIIDFGIHPPTMYFPLNVKGALMIEPTETESLYDLNALINAFIEIAKESKHTPDFVKNAPHNTSLLRPDEVKAARNPILSYQELQKLHQQSEDKTQSPSDKVLFAAA; this comes from the coding sequence ATGAATAATAGAAAATATGCAAGTTTAGGTGTTGAAGTACATGAATCGCTGATTTTTGAACGTTCTTTGCCTGGGGTGTCTGGCATCGATTTCTTTGAAGATCAGCCCGATGAAAATATCGCTACAGAAGAGTTTAAAAAAGCTTTGGGCGATCGTCAAAGAAATCTGGATGATGAACTTCTATTACCCCAGATAAGTGAACCTGATGCGGTGAGGCACTATACACGATTGAGCAAAAAAAATTTTTCAATCGATGCTAATAGCTATCCTTTGGGCAGCTGCACCATGAAATATAACCCCAAAGTGCATGAATGGGCAGCTCGAATGCCAGGCATTTCTGAATTGCATCCCTATTTTTTAGAACACGATATCCAACCTGCTCTAGAAATCTACTATGAGCTGCAGGAATTTTTAGCTAAAATAGGTGGCTTTGATGCCGTCTCTTTGGCTCCCTCCGCCGGAGCGCAGGGCGAATTTGCGGGCCTTGCCATGATAAATAAAGCTCTCAAAGATCGCGGTGAGAATAGACACAAAATCTTGGTTCCTAAATCTGCTCACGGGACAAACCCTGCTACTGCAGCTTATTTTTCCTATGAAGTTATCTCACTGGACATCGGGCAAGATGGCCGCGTTATCACTTCCCAAGTGGCAGAACTGATGGATGATTCCTGCGCAGGTATCATGCTCACCAATCCCAATACCTTAGGCATCTTTGAATCAGATATCGCATCTATAACCCAAATTGTACATGAGCGTGGTGGCTATGTTTATGGCGATGGGGCAAACCTTAATGCTTTGATGGGATTGACACGACCCGGTGATTGGGGAGTTGATGTCATGCACTTTAATCTCCACAAAACCATGACAACTCCTCACGGAGGTGGCGGACCTGGCTGTGGCGCCCTTGGGGCAGCTAAAAGCCTTGCTCCCTATTTACCAATACCCATAGTGAAAAAAAACGAACAGAATTATCACGTTGCAGAGTGCCCGCAGTCTATTGGTCGTATCCGAAGCTTTTTTAGTAATTTTGCCATGGTAATAAGGGCGTGGTGCTATATAAAATCTCTTGGCTCCCAAGGCTTGAAAGAGGCATCTTTATTAGCCATATTAAATGCAAATTATATTCGAGCTCAACTCGAGCCGTACTACCATCTGCCTTACAAAAGCGACTGTCTTCATGAGGTGGTTTTTAGCGATAAAAAACAAAATGAATACGGAGTAAATGCGCTGGACATTGCTAAAAGAATTATTGATTTTGGCATTCACCCTCCAACCATGTATTTTCCCCTCAACGTAAAAGGTGCGCTCATGATCGAGCCGACCGAAACAGAGTCACTTTATGATCTAAACGCCTTAATCAATGCTTTTATTGAAATTGCTAAGGAAAGTAAGCACACACCAGACTTTGTAAAAAATGCGCCCCATAACACCTCACTTTTGCGTCCAGATGAGGTCAAAGCTGCCAGAAATCCAATACTTAGCTATCAAGAATTGCAAAAACTC
- the gcvPA gene encoding aminomethyl-transferring glycine dehydrogenase subunit GcvPA → MRYFNHSPDSIHFMLKTIGKKSLDELVYSIPSKLRVNQDLTLPSAMDELQLKQEFTKRTTMPGMKNFIGAGATQHFVPEWVSQQLLRAEWYTSYTPYQPEVSQGTLQAIFEFQSMVASLFGLEIANGSMYDGATALVEALLMAIRITGKKNIAICQTLHPEYRATLKTYLEPIGVNITEIPFNSLGVSDLEFLESLLKSHELAAVAFSSPNFFGRIEMCQDFHSLLHSQQTLLIACTTDPSACALWPSFGFGGADIAVGEGLGFVGSLNLGGPGVGLLASKKAFLRQIPGRLVGYTNDKRGHSSYCLTLSTREQHIRREKATSNICTNHNLCALAFAMSMSAYGKSGLKNLAMRNIKKTLLFRKYLRQMHVAIEFNGPHYNESVINLKNDSILDERLAEARKYKLAAGLKLSRFYPSLAGHLLVNTTELHSDQDIKKLATILSGASHE, encoded by the coding sequence ATGCGTTATTTTAATCATTCGCCTGATTCCATCCACTTTATGCTGAAAACAATTGGCAAAAAGTCACTTGATGAATTGGTATACTCTATCCCCTCAAAGCTCAGAGTTAATCAAGATCTTACTCTCCCATCGGCCATGGATGAGCTTCAGCTCAAACAGGAATTCACCAAGCGAACTACTATGCCTGGAATGAAAAATTTCATTGGCGCAGGTGCAACGCAACACTTCGTACCAGAATGGGTATCACAGCAATTGCTCAGGGCTGAGTGGTATACATCTTACACCCCATACCAGCCCGAAGTTTCCCAAGGTACGCTTCAAGCAATTTTTGAATTCCAATCTATGGTGGCATCGCTTTTTGGCCTCGAAATTGCTAATGGCTCCATGTACGATGGAGCAACAGCTTTGGTTGAAGCCTTACTCATGGCTATCAGAATAACTGGCAAAAAAAATATTGCCATTTGCCAGACGCTGCATCCAGAGTATCGAGCAACTCTGAAAACTTATTTAGAGCCCATCGGAGTCAATATCACTGAAATACCGTTTAATTCGCTAGGAGTAAGTGATCTTGAATTTTTGGAGTCTCTTTTAAAAAGCCATGAGCTCGCTGCTGTTGCTTTTTCTTCTCCAAATTTCTTTGGGCGTATCGAAATGTGTCAAGATTTTCACTCGCTCCTCCACTCACAGCAAACATTGCTCATCGCCTGCACTACCGATCCGAGCGCATGCGCACTGTGGCCATCCTTTGGCTTTGGTGGAGCAGATATAGCAGTAGGAGAAGGTTTGGGATTTGTCGGCTCCCTTAATTTGGGCGGACCTGGTGTGGGTCTTTTGGCGAGCAAAAAAGCGTTTTTAAGACAGATCCCAGGAAGGCTGGTGGGTTACACAAATGATAAACGTGGCCACTCATCCTATTGTTTAACTCTCTCAACAAGGGAGCAACATATTAGACGGGAGAAAGCTACCTCCAATATTTGCACCAACCACAACCTCTGTGCTTTAGCCTTTGCCATGAGTATGTCTGCCTATGGTAAGAGTGGGCTTAAAAACCTTGCTATGAGAAATATAAAGAAGACTCTGCTTTTTAGAAAATATCTCAGACAAATGCATGTGGCTATTGAATTTAATGGTCCACACTACAACGAAAGCGTTATCAACCTAAAAAATGATTCTATTCTTGATGAGCGTTTGGCTGAAGCTCGCAAATACAAGCTGGCTGCTGGATTAAAACTTTCACGTTTCTATCCTTCTTTGGCTGGCCACTTACTCGTCAATACGACCGAACTCCATAGCGATCAAGATATAAAAAAACTAGCAACTATTCTTAGTGGTGCATCTCATGAATAA